The genomic DNA TCCACACCGGCTGTGTGACTCTGCAGCCACGCACACTGCTCGGTGTGATGAACGCTGCCGACTATTACGGGCTCGAGGAACTTCGACGTGCGTGTGGTGGGTTCGTACAGTGCTGCATTAACGTGGACACCGTGTGCGCACTGCTCGCGTCGGCTGAACGCTACATCCAGTACAAGTGTACCAAGAGTCTGGTCCAGAAGGTGCTCGAGTTTGTCGATGAGCATGGCAACGAGGTGTTGAACTTGGGCAGCTTCACGCTGCTGCCCCAGCACGTCGTGCGACTGATACTGGCCCGGGAAGAGCTGCGAGCGGATGAGTTCACCAAGTTCCAGGCGGCACTGATGTGGAGCAAGAAGTACTGCGACTCGAACCAGAACACCCCGCTGAAGGAGGTGATTGGGAACTTTCTCGAGTACATCCAGTTCCACAAGATCCCGGCGAATGTGCTGATGCGCGAGGTGCATCCGCTCGGGCTGGTGCCGTACTCGATCATCATGAACGCGCTGGCGTACCAGGTGAGCCAGAGGCGATCGATCACGCCGCCTAGCCCCTCCGCACTCGTGCTAACTTCCGTACCTTTCAGGCAGACCCAGCAAGTGTGGACCCCGGAAAGCTCTCCCCCAACTCCAGCCGAGTAAGGCGGGCGAGACAGTCGCACGGGCGCTCGATGTCCGTGCAGAGCTCGCTCGATCCGTACGGCTCCAACACGACGCTTAGCTCCAGTGGCAGCAGTGATCCAGCTAGTGGACCACCTCACAGCAACTAACAAAGGCTCAACGGCCCCTCCTCTCCAACTCCAGAGTCGTCCTCCCACCATGGCAGATCGTTATCGTCTTCCCATCACCAaggccagcaccaccaccaccacggccaCCACagccagcaccatcaccacagccAGCATCTTCACCAGCCGACCGGTGGCAGTGGTTCGAGCAGTTCCCGCTCGCTGCCCAAGATACGGAAGGCCAAGTCGCAAAGCTTCCGGACACGCCGCAGCCCGTCCGAGCGAAGCTCCAAGGGTGGCCACATATCGCCGTGGAATTttagcaccagcaccagcacacagcagcaacagtcgcAGCAGTCGCAGCCGGCAAAGTCTCCGGTTGGCAGTATGACCCATCTGGAGCAGCACCGCAGTTCGATCAGTTCGGCCAAGAGTCCGTGTCTGTCGCGGCAAGGTACGCTGCGTTCGTCTCATCGACGTAAGAGCAGTTTAGGAGCGTCGCTCAATCTGAGCCAAGGTCGGCGCAGTCCGAGTAGCATGCTGAACGATCGAAGCCCTTCGGGGCGTCCAAAAAGTCCGAACCTACTCA from Anopheles stephensi strain Indian chromosome 2, UCI_ANSTEP_V1.0, whole genome shotgun sequence includes the following:
- the LOC118503107 gene encoding serine-enriched protein isoform X1; protein product: MPEVLPLSGMADAEPDLSTFENKSGLAEDMKFLASMPELCDVTFLVGETREPVCAVKAVLAARSRVFQKMLYQAPSPQRKKEPPPRENKLRLFLKRSSEPLLNLQNAAQQRSGFNQQLAPIAEPAGQQHQTLIIEEFEPDVFRQLIEYIHTGCVTLQPRTLLGVMNAADYYGLEELRRACGGFVQCCINVDTVCALLASAERYIQYKCTKSLVQKVLEFVDEHGNEVLNLGSFTLLPQHVVRLILAREELRADEFTKFQAALMWSKKYCDSNQNTPLKEVIGNFLEYIQFHKIPANVLMREVHPLGLVPYSIIMNALAYQADPASVDPGKLSPNSSRVRRARQSHGRSMSVQSSLDPYGSNTTLSSSGSSDPASGPPHSN
- the LOC118503107 gene encoding serine-enriched protein isoform X2; translated protein: MPEVLPLSGMADAEPDLSTFENKSGLAEDMKFLASMPELCDVTFLVGETREPVCAVKAVLAARSRVFQKMLYQAPSPQRKKEPPPRENKLRLFLKRSSEPLLNLQNAAQQPAGQQHQTLIIEEFEPDVFRQLIEYIHTGCVTLQPRTLLGVMNAADYYGLEELRRACGGFVQCCINVDTVCALLASAERYIQYKCTKSLVQKVLEFVDEHGNEVLNLGSFTLLPQHVVRLILAREELRADEFTKFQAALMWSKKYCDSNQNTPLKEVIGNFLEYIQFHKIPANVLMREVHPLGLVPYSIIMNALAYQTQQVWTPESSPPTPAE